From a single Silene latifolia isolate original U9 population chromosome 6, ASM4854445v1, whole genome shotgun sequence genomic region:
- the LOC141588627 gene encoding uncharacterized protein LOC141588627 has translation MSLWIQGSLPSLPPMSLEEKLAPQNKNEEKKDEDDDGEGWTLVTRRKPRKQVKQMEQESLSPVTLEEFFPEDFLNKISVCTISAIKALSFLDEDLLLGSNPHNRPLYVSGYIRGQKVKCILIDGGSRVNLMPKATMNELGTTMDEHSNSRTVIHGFNLNKERAVGMIRINLSMGDLSSDTLFHVNEGKTSFKLLLGRPWKHENEVVSSTLHQCLKYYCGGERKIDGDAKPFSKADSFFADAKFFEENGTSSEFMPTNISSTRKGGMRENNIIKEDAAASPAKKNDVKKDVDKASKIATSVVSPKKQDMAKKTTSPVLRYIPKSCRKDGESPFAECLTPKTQPKDKKSSQVIKQEWVAKIVAPLPSSSQTKIMRPLPTCFICSSSQSLSEGNKRIFDSNAYKLLAKAGYEFTNPTPLGKVIEIELYRFNKAQHELFKQDGSFMVTKAGLGYESHAPVKIGARRKGATTSYQHITVEKSERKMDNYAYVLDFRDLNDACPKDDFPLPVTELMIDTTTGHEALSSMDYMAGYNQIHMAPEDQEATGFRTPKGIFC, from the exons ATGTCGTTATGGATCCAAGGGTCATTGCCGTCACTACCTCCAATGTCATTGGAAGAAAAGCTAGCTCCTCAGAataagaatgaggaaaagaaggatgaagatgatgatggtgAAGGTTGGACCTTGGTGACACGTAGGAAGCCAAGAAAACAAGTGAAGCAAATG GAACAAGAATCACTAAGTCCCGTCACTCTAGAGGAATTCTTCCCAGAGGATTTCTTAAACAAAATTTCTGTGTGCACCATCTCAGCTataaaag CCTTGAGTTTTTTAGATGAGGATTTGCTTCTTGGATCCAACCCTCACAACAGGCCACTTTATGTGTCTGGGTACATCCGGGGGCAAAAGGTCAAGTGCATCTTAATAGATGGAGGCTCAAGAGTCAATCTCATGCCAAAAGCCACCATGAACGAATTAGGGACCACGATGGATGAACACTCCAATAGTCGAACAGtgattcatggtttcaacttgaatAAGGAGCGCGCAGTTGGCATGATCCGCATAAACCTTAGCATGGGTGATCTTTCTTCTGACACATTGTTCCATGTCAATGAAGGTAAGACATCATTCAAATTATTGCTTGGACGACCTTGGAAGCACGAGAATGAAGTTGTCTcctcaaccctccatcaatgcTTAAAGTATTATTGCGGTGGCGAAAGGAAAATAGACGGAGACGCCAAACCCTTCTCTAAGGCCGACTCTTTCTTCGCTGATGCAAAATTCTTTGAAGAAAATGGTACTTCTAGTGAATTCATGCCAACCAATATCTCTTCAACGAGAAAAGGAGGAATGCGGGAAAATAACATCATTAAAGAAGATGCAGCCGCAAGTCCTGCTAAAAAAAATGATGTTAAGAAAGATGTAGACAAGGCCAGCAAAATTGCTACTTCTGTTGTATCGCCCAAAAAGCAAGACATGGCAAAGAAGACTACATCGCCAGTACTGCGCTACATCCCGAAGTCCTGCCGCAAAGATGGGGAGAGTCCTTTTGCAGAGTGCCTAACACCAAAGACACAGCCTAAGGATAAAAAATCAAGTCAGGTGATCAAACAAGAATGGGTGGCTAAAATCGTTGCACCTCTGCCAAGTTCATCTCAAACGAAGATTATGAGACCTCTTCCTACTTGCTTTATCTGTTCGTCCAGTCAATCGTTAAGTGAGGGAAACAAGAGGATAtttgattccaatgcttacaagctaCTGGCAAAGGCTGGATATGAATTTACAAATCCGACTCCTCTCGGCAAAGTTATAGAAATTGAGCTGTACCGTTTTAACAAAGCGCAACATGAACTATTCAAGCAAGATGGGAGCTTCATGGTGACCAAGgctggtcttggatatgagtctCATGCACCTGTGAAGATTGGTGCTCGTAGAAAAGGAGCTACTACATCTTATCAGCATATCACAGTGGAAaag TCAGAAAGAAAAATGGACAACTACGCATATGTGTTAGACTTTAGAGATCTTAATGATGCATGCccaaaggatgacttccctttgccagtcACAGAGTTGATGATTGACACAACCACTGGTCACGAAGCACTCTCATCCATGGATTATATGGCTGGTTATAATCAAATACATATGGCACCTGAAGATCAAGAAGCAACGGGCTTTCGAACCCCAAAAGGGATATTTTGTTaa